The Methylacidimicrobium sp. B4 genome contains a region encoding:
- the pgi gene encoding glucose-6-phosphate isomerase, protein MSSPTTLPAWRKLEEHYARIRPLHLRDLFREDPGRSERFSLSLEEIVFDYSKNRITRETLALLLELAREAELPLWIEKMFAGEKINVSERRAVLHTALRKPRGSSLLVDGKDVMPEVHAVLDQMREFSEAVRGGRWRGYTGEPIRDVVNIGIGGSDLGPVMVTEALRPYHSSLRLHFVSNIDGTHLVEALRGLNPETTLFLISSKTFGTLETLTNARSARAWFLERAKDPAAVAKHFVAISTNEKAVVAFGIDKRNMFPFWDWVGGRYSLWSAIGLSIVLAIGMDHFEELLAGAHVVDEHFRTAPLEENIPVLMGLLGLWYNNFFQASTHAVFPYDQYLAFLPAYLQQADMESNGKHVQKDGSPVATTTGPILWGAPGTNGQHAFFQLLHQGTKLVPADFLVPARSHNPLGPSDEHHRMLLANCLAQTEALLRGKTADEVREEMEAAGLAADDIARLIPHRTFEGNRPSNTFLFRQLTPRTLGSLIALYEHKIFVQGTIWNIDSFDQWGVELGKQLAQILLPELSGEPARKPHDSSTERLLRLVRARL, encoded by the coding sequence ATGAGCTCTCCCACCACCTTGCCCGCCTGGCGCAAGCTAGAGGAACACTACGCCAGGATCCGTCCGCTCCATCTGCGCGATCTCTTCCGGGAAGATCCCGGGCGATCCGAAAGGTTCTCCCTTTCCCTGGAGGAGATCGTCTTCGACTATTCCAAGAATCGGATCACGAGGGAAACCCTCGCCCTTCTGCTGGAGCTCGCCCGAGAGGCGGAGCTGCCCCTCTGGATCGAGAAGATGTTTGCAGGCGAGAAGATCAATGTGTCCGAGCGGCGCGCGGTTCTCCATACCGCCCTCCGCAAGCCTCGGGGAAGCTCGCTCCTCGTCGACGGGAAGGATGTGATGCCCGAGGTGCATGCCGTCCTTGACCAGATGAGGGAGTTCAGCGAAGCCGTCCGCGGGGGACGTTGGCGCGGCTACACCGGAGAGCCGATCCGCGACGTCGTGAACATCGGCATCGGCGGATCCGACCTGGGGCCGGTCATGGTGACCGAGGCTCTTCGACCCTACCACTCCTCGCTTCGGCTCCACTTTGTCTCCAACATCGACGGAACGCACCTGGTCGAAGCCCTTCGGGGCCTCAATCCGGAGACGACGCTCTTTCTCATCTCCTCGAAGACCTTCGGAACGCTCGAGACGCTCACCAACGCCCGGTCGGCCCGCGCCTGGTTCCTTGAGCGGGCGAAGGATCCCGCAGCGGTGGCCAAGCATTTCGTCGCGATCTCGACCAACGAAAAGGCGGTCGTCGCGTTCGGGATCGACAAGAGGAACATGTTCCCCTTCTGGGATTGGGTCGGTGGTCGCTACTCCCTCTGGTCCGCAATCGGCCTCTCGATCGTGCTCGCCATCGGCATGGACCATTTCGAGGAGCTCCTGGCCGGAGCGCACGTCGTGGACGAGCACTTCCGCACCGCGCCTCTGGAAGAGAACATCCCGGTCCTCATGGGCCTTCTGGGCCTCTGGTATAACAACTTTTTCCAGGCATCGACCCACGCGGTCTTTCCCTACGACCAGTACCTCGCCTTTCTCCCGGCCTACCTGCAGCAGGCCGACATGGAGAGCAACGGGAAGCACGTCCAGAAGGATGGCTCGCCCGTGGCCACAACCACGGGTCCGATCCTCTGGGGCGCTCCGGGAACCAACGGGCAGCACGCCTTTTTCCAGCTCCTCCACCAGGGGACCAAGCTCGTCCCCGCCGATTTCCTCGTGCCCGCCCGGAGCCACAACCCCCTGGGACCCTCCGACGAGCACCACCGGATGCTGCTGGCCAACTGCCTGGCGCAAACCGAGGCGCTCCTTCGGGGAAAGACCGCGGACGAGGTGCGCGAGGAGATGGAGGCGGCCGGACTGGCCGCCGACGATATCGCCCGGCTCATCCCCCACCGGACGTTCGAAGGCAACCGGCCTTCCAACACCTTCCTCTTTCGCCAGCTGACCCCCCGCACGCTCGGCAGCCTGATCGCTCTCTACGAACACAAGATCTTCGTCCAGGGGACGATCTGGAACATCGACTCCTTCGACCAGTGGGGGGTCGAGCTCGGCAAGCAGCTCGCCCAGATCCTCCTGCCCGAGCTGAGCGGGGAGCCCGCCCGCAAGCCTCACGATTCGTCGACCGAGCGTCTCCTCCGCCTCGTGCGCGCCCGGCTCTGA